A region of Takifugu flavidus isolate HTHZ2018 chromosome 2, ASM371156v2, whole genome shotgun sequence DNA encodes the following proteins:
- the ankrd11 gene encoding ankyrin repeat domain-containing protein 11 isoform X2 has translation MPKGGGAKTPQLDHFPLNTDMVEKQGGKKDKVLSNKTPKLDRSDGVKEMKEKASKRKLPFTTGANGDQKDSDTEKPGPERKRIKKEPANTRKMGLPFGMGMPGIRAGYPLSERQQVALLMQMTAEESINSPDTTPKHQSQSSLGQKGTPNSASKTKDKVNKRNERGETRLHRAAIRGEVRRIKELISEGADVNVKDFAGWTALHEACNRGYYDVAKQLLAAGAEVNTKGLDDDTPLHDASNNGHFKVVKLLLRYGGDPRQSNRRGETPLMVANSPTMLNLLLGKGTYTSSEESSSESSEEEDAPSFAPSSSVDGNNTDSEFEKGLKTKGKAVDPPKSAVTPVKDEYEFDEDDEEERVPPVDDKHLLKKDFRKDSISKANSFISIPKREVKTYSKSNSITPKKTVRRIISDSNSSDEDDRTLCFPPAPTPRQQAQQMNTKIRDSGSMSSKQQKDKNKIKKKRKKESKNNVSKEVRFGKVNDKFCTSDSDCGDMESEDDKGLNSIKDSSATSIKESPGFNASSSSHGNLNSQKQIPSLAEQHPKQWKTDGWKTVSSPTWSDVSSLSDSVRTRLSSESDYSSADSSIESIKQVKRKAQENKKKNNVHSNTIDKKNSELYKNSITDSSVSKTDMDGKVLKKHKVKHKHKNKEKDKAPSLVLNQDMNEKFVKSYSFDFDDSRQKSLIVESESPAESKVKLTKHDKDHSKKEDRLLKSKSDDKDWTSGKDLHRTAKEEKVKKTKDATKDKTNKEEREKPAKLDKDRNVKDKEKPKEDKQKAHKEDKKKKSKEKSSSKADRKSEQKEEKHLKVDKEKNAKEEKGKKDKAQKEESEYESYDNNRFLNMEDTKLSASDDHHDRWGSEMSSDSSLYGDDSWDTPVKEYKEYKANNSVKLIVETVKEETRRKDNKGKDKKSDHNEKRSEKEASFKKKDFSEKTNEKKKDWSDKQKVNSSHTVEKEKKRKEPTELVKDKKDKDSQDSSRDRKDTYEFVKDRKDGKLKQESIRDEYSNDAFFKDIDAVSKTGDIRERNHSGKEKEKKTDGVEKREKLKTDKHKGKTKERGVDLEKDKGEKSSAEKTVKDKDADRGTKDKKEGAKDKHKESHGKEKDRKMSSEQAKDKKDKASQDKHAERDKDFMEVKKEERKPEKIREKTWYKIADIFTDESDDEEDSYSGAVSLSDSVRKDSTPDQDELDHFHSDKIRKSSSDVKHNMEKAKEKEHKDKKKEKASFDTGKERKSSVEKHNKDKKDSVDAKHKDRKERMSLDSTQEKKNKQRFLDKRDASEEKTKSKYKDKADHSKERKPSKGSGENEKSLLEKLEEEAMNDYKDDSNDKNSEISSDSFTDRGHDPVLTTYYESIGLTDVSEERRDSLTISTPQDKFREKERHRHSSSSSSKKSHDKEKEKGKKDKGDKRDKTEEIRESYSRRESLPFEKEAMPLEADPYTFPYGGKGDGEDDFDKTLEFEKEMSKKDKDKATGVISDRSKDKKKKEKHKEKIKEEKNKYMDGFGSFKHSKEDTKSGLKDSPQVTVIKDRSKEDSPKVDLKKDRNRDTLDKDNRMDHSKSKAKDENEKLSQSKDTVRKDNRPREKLLVDDDYGIYQMTSFGQMLSSKDQVIEERLKKHKERMKQMEKLRPKSGDPKLKDKAKSTEEVRKNKSELSKKSNSLESGLKEKKLKDVGLPAQMMSPARKFQPTDNQNSKDWLTGHQMKENLPASPRPDQNRPTGVPTPTSVISCPSFEEVMQTPRTPSCSAEDYPDIMLDGLDCQSSSAMTMSMNACSPSFFERYSSSQSFPEGTCPTPAKNLQLPLVSRSASSDVRRPLEEEFKAEAEKFLRRQSDPATDFNPSPSSQALEDKPAAVDRLECMSPPYFSPMRLLSPRREPTHPTQDVTSHTLPSSDTNEHILESVYNCYLPKPTTPVHRPDPQEPCFDIAAPPTPAPAALPPLDIDDISEPHHSEPNLVLSDLPSVTEEQEEEDEEDEEDEEEEPEMVDMEERHDGNHCPLEEAEQTREQCSFSPQVEDSPRKSWPVESPDQQDADVHHLSPTHTVSNHGENCFDHTMSWNTDMDLKSPHRTYGEIEAAVSKITSPYSHSDADMQHLSGHPSVTPPYATWNRWHKEDQVDFDEQKEAVADIPSPERPDTALDGESNYLNTSASSNRLESFFQECNKSNIDDGHQMDSEPACVEPDRQTVHGFSAAADGPMNPSVGAEPVVPWADPFSAEPDEQDDLGPFSLPDLPLPDTSEESDARDAELADHNKIVHIRHTITDRNDHDVVELDLPSLNKTCPGGNLGLGEPIGHDLVVPSPHASFPQHLDTESQTITLNSSVSHSQQQGGMSDRKGSYGEPEEPDPSMLYSSLKADPSQQHHIQIHPVTDSMQLPIASLPVANPEVRQEESSEPVTEPVSSNHLAQLPVAAPLPSPTELPDTQESTSKLTPVNHTTASTTVDIPKKVDEIPQRMTRNRAKNNLSAAAVASSTSSVTTSSATVTSAMSSPAVSSNPVPTRTPTPTSTSSTLKKDKESVLGVSTASPAASVHNAVASTVPVVLGKTTKGRPLSIEDEDSQTQHPRKRKFPRSAGQQVQVQLVNTAMQQTREMIQQTLAVVVNAIKLDDIEPYHSDRSNPYFEYLQIRKKIEEKRKILCYITPQAPQCYAEYVTYTGSYLLDGKPLSKLHIPVIAPPPSLSEPLKELFRQQEAVRGKLRLQHSIEREKLIVSCEQEVLRVHCRAARTIANQAVPFSACTMLLDSEVYNMPSESQGDENKSVRDRFNARQFISWIQDVDDKYDRMKTCLLMRQQHEAAALNAVQRMEWQLKVQELDPGVHKSLCVNEVPSFYVPMVDVNDDFVLLPA, from the exons GATAAAGTGTTGTCAAACAAGACCCCTAAATTGGATCGCAGTGATGGGGtcaaagagatgaaagaaaaggcCTCTAAAAGGAAGCTGCCCTTCACTACTGGAGCTAATGGAGACCAGAAAGATTCTGACACAG AGAAACCAGGTCCAGAGCGGAAGCGCATTAAAAAGGAGCCCGCCAACACCCGGAAGATGGGCTTGCCATTTGGAATGGGGATGCCAGGGATCCGGGCTGGGTACCCCCTCTCGGAGCGGCAGCAGGTGGCCTTGCTCATGCAAATGACAGCTGAAGAGTCCATCAACAGTCCAG ATACAACACCAAAGCATCAGTCACAATCCAGTCTGGGACAGAAGGGAACACCAAACTCTGCATCTAAAACCAAAGACAAAGTGAATAAACGTAATGAAAGAGGAGAGACGAGGCTGCACAGAGCAGCGATCCGTGGAGAGGTCCGTCGCATCAAGGAGCTCATCAGTGAAGGCGCTGATGTGAATGTAAAAGACTTTGCAG GTTGGACTGCGTTGCATGAAGCCTGCAACAGGGGGTATTATGATGTGGCGAAACAGCTGCTGGCAGCCGGAGCAGAGGTCAACACCAAGGGTCTGGATGATGACACCCCTCTGCATGATGCATCTAATAATGGACATTTCAAG GTTGTGAAGTTACTTTTGCGGTATGGGGGAGACCCGCGGCAAAGCAACAGAAGAGGCGAAACACCACTGATGGTTGCCAACTCTCCAACTATGTTAAATCTGTTGCTGGGGAAAGGCACTTACACTTCAAGTGAAGAAAGTTCATCAG AAtcttcagaggaggaagatgccCCTTCATTTGCACCCTCAAGTTCTGTTGATGGCAACAACACAGACTCTGAGTTTGAGAAAGGCTTGAAGACAAAAGGGAAAGCGGTCGACCCTCCCAAGTCTGCTGTCACGCCAGTCAAAGACGAATACGAGTTTGATGAGGACGATGAGGAGGAACGCGTCCCTCCTGTGGACGATAAACACCTGTTGAAAAAAGATTTCCGTAAGGATTCTATCAGCAAGGCAAACAGCTTCATTTCCATACCCAAAAGGGAGGTCAAAACCTATTCCAAAAGCAACTCAATCACACCAAAGAAAACTGTCAGGCGGATAATCTCTGACAGCAACAGTTCAGATGAGGATGATAGGACGTTGTGTTTCCCACCAGCGCCTACGCCGCGGCAACAAGCCCAACAAATGAATACAAAGATTAGAGACTCTGGCAGCATGAgctcaaaacaacaaaaagacaagaataaaattaaaaagaagcGGAAGAAGGAGAGCAAAAACAATGTCAGTAAAGAGGTCAGGTTTGGCAAAGTCAATGACAAATTCTGTACATCTGACTCTGATTGTGGGGACATGGAGAGCGAAGATGACAAGGGCTTAAATAGCATAAAGGACTCTTCTGCAACGAGCATAAAAGAATCACCTGGCTTTAACGCATCCTCCTCTTCCCATGGAAACTTGAACTCTCAGAAACAAATTCCATCCTTAGCAGAACAGCACCCAAAGCAGTGGAAGACAGATGGCTGGAAGACTGTGTCATCTCCTACGTGGTCAGATGTCAGTTCTCTCTCAGATTCAGTCAGAACAAGACTATCCAGCGAGTCCGACTACTCGTCAGCTGATTCCAGCATAGAGTCAATAAAACAAGTCAAAAGAAAAGcgcaggaaaacaaaaagaaaaacaatgtgcACAGTAACACAATAGACAAGAAAAATTCTGAGCTTTACAAGAATTCCATTACAGATAGTTCAGTCTCCAAAACCGATATGGATGGCAAAGTGCTGAAAAAGCATAAAGTGAAACAcaagcacaaaaacaaggaaaaggaCAAAGCACCTAGCCTTGTCCTTAACCAAGACATGAATGAAAAGTTTGTCAAGAGCTACTCCTTCGACTTTGACGATTCAAGGCAGAAATCCCTAATTGTTGAGTCGGAGTCACCAGCTGAGAGTAAAGTCAAACTAACCAAGCATGATAAAGACCATTCAAAAAAGGAGGATAGACTTTTAAAAAGTAAGTCTGACGATAAGGATTGGACATCCGGTAAAGACCTGCACCGAAcagcaaaagaggagaaagtcaAGAAAACTAAGGACGCCACCAAGGACAAGACAAacaaggaagagagggagaaaccgGCAAAATTGGACAAGGACAGAAATGTCAAAGACAAGGAGAAACCCaaggaagacaaacaaaaggctcacaaagaggataaaaagaagaaatctaAAGAAAAATCATCCTCTAAGGCTGACAGGAAAagtgagcagaaagaggaaaagcatTTAAAGGTGGACAAGgagaaaaatgcaaaagaagagaaaggcAAAAAAGATAAAGCACAGAAAGAGGAGTCAGAGTATGAAAGCTATGACAACAACCGCTTTCTCAACATGGAGGACACAAAACTCAGTGCCTCAGATGACCATCATGACAGATGGGGTTCAGAGATGTCATCCGACTCCTCCCTTTATGGAGACGACAGCTGGGACACTCCTGTCAAAGAGTACAAGGAATACAAAGCCAACAACTCTGTGAAACTTATAGTCGAGACCGTTAAAGAAGAGACGAGGAGAAAAGACAACAAAGGCAAGGACAAAAAATCTGATCACAACGAGAAGAGATCAGAAAAAGAAGCCTCCTTTaagaaaaaagacttttcagAAAAGACTAATgaaaagaagaaggactggTCAGACAAACAGAAAGTTAACTCCAGTCACACtgtagaaaaagaaaagaagcgaAAAGAGCCAACTGAATTGGtcaaagacaaaaaagacaagGACTCTCAGGACAGCAGTCGAGACCGTAAAGACACGTATGAGTTCGTGAAGGACAGAAAAGATGGAAAGCTGAAACAAGAATCCATAAGGGATGAATATAGCAATGATGCTTTCTTCAAAGACATAGATGCTGTCAGTAAAACAGGTGACATCAGAGAAAGAAACCactctggaaaagaaaaggaaaagaagacagATGGAGTGGAAAAGCGGGAGAAATTAAAAACTGACAAGCACaaagggaaaacaaaagaaagaggagtGGATCTGGAGAAAGATAAGGGTGAGAAAAGCTCCGCAGAAAAAACTGTCAAGGACAAGGATGCAGACAGGGGAACCAAAGACAAGAAGGAAGGAGCCAAAGACAAACATAAAGAGTCTCACGGCAAAGAAAAAGATCGCAAAATGTCATCTGAACAGGCCaaggacaaaaaagacaagGCCTCCCAAGACAAACACGCTGAGAGGGACAAAGACTTCATGGAGGTAaagaaggaggaaagaaaacctgaaaaaatCAGAGAGAAGACCTGGTACAAGATAGCCGACATATTTACTGATGAGAGCGACGATGAGGAGGACAGCTACAGTGGTGCTGTGTCATTGTCCGACTCTGTCAGGAAGGACTCGACGCCTGATCAAGATGAGCTGGATCACTTCCATTCAGACAAAATTAGAAAATCCTCCTCAGACGTTAAACATAACATGgaaaaggcaaaagaaaaagaacacaaagacaagaagaaagaaaaggcttCATTTGAcacaggaaaggagaggaagagttcTGTGGAGAAACACAACAAGGACAAGAAAGATTCCGTTGATGCGAAACACAAGGACAGAAAAGAGCGAATGTCACTGGACTCAAcccaagagaagaaaaataagcagcGATTCTTGGACAAAAGGGACGCCAGCGAGGAAAAGACAAAGAGCAAATATAAGGACAAAGCTGACCATTCTAAAGAGAGAAAACCATCAAAGGGGAGcggagaaaatgaaaagtccCTCTTGGAAAAATTGGAGGAGGAAGCTATGAATGATTACAAAGATGACTCCAATGATAAGAACAGTGAAATTTCTTCAGACAGTTTCACTGATCGGGGTCACGATCCAGTCCTCACAACCTACTATGAGTCCATCGGCCTGACTGATGtttctgaggagaggcgggatTCCTTGACCATTTCTACTCCACAGGACAAGttcagagaaaaggagaggcaTCGgcattcctcctcctcgtcatcaAAGAAAAGCCACgacaaggaaaaagaaaagggtaAAAAGGACAAAGGAGACAAACGCGACAAGACGGAGGAGATCAGAGAGTCCTACAGCCGCAGAGAGAGTCTACCTTTTGAGAAAGAGGCTATGCCTCTAGAGGCAGACCCTTACACATTCCCATATGGAGGTAAGGGTGACGGAGAAGATGACTTTGACAAAACCTTGGAATTTGAGAAAGAGATGTCTAAAAAGGATAAAGACAAAGCAACCGGTGTCATCAGTGACAGaagtaaagacaaaaagaagaaagagaaacataAGGAAAAAAttaaggaggagaaaaataagTACATGGATGGTTTTGGGTCATTCAAACACTCTAAAGAGGACACAAAGTCAGGGCTGAAAGACAGCCCGCAAGTCACCGTCATTAAAGACAGGTCTAAAGAAGACAGTCCAAAAGTTGATTTGAAGAAGGACAGAAACCGTGATACTTTGGATAAGGACAATAGAATGGACCACAGTAAATCCAAGGCTaaggatgaaaatgaaaaactcTCTCAGTCGAAGGACACCGTGCGAAAAGATAATCGTCCACGGGAAAAACTGCTGGTGGATGATGATTACGGTATTTACCAAATGACCAGTTTTGGTCAGATGTTGAGTTCAAAAGACCAGGTGATTGAAGAACGTCttaagaaacacaaagaaaggaTGAAGCAGATGGAGAAACTGCGACCCAAGTCAGGTGATCCTAAGCTAAAGGACAAAGCAAAGTCCACAGAAGAAGTCCGTAAAAACAAAAGCGAGTTGTCAAAGAAGTCCAACAGCCTAGAGTCTGGTCTTAAAGAGAAGAAGCTGAAAGATGTCGGTCTTCCAGCCCAAATGATGTCTCCTGCCAGGAAGTTCCAGCCCACTGATAACCAGAATTCAAAGGACTGGCTAACTGGACATCAGATGAAGGAGAACCTTCCAGCCTCTCCTAGACCAGATCAGAACAGACCAACTGGTGTCCCCACACCAACATCCGTCATCTCCTGCCCAAGCTTCGAGGAGGTCATGCAGACTCCACGAACACCATCTTGCAGTGCGGAAGATTACCCTGACATTATGTTGGATGGGCTGGACTGCCAGAGCTCATCGGCGATGACTATGTCAATGAACGCCTGCTCCCCTTCGTTCTTTGAAAG GTATTCCAGCTCCCAGAGTTTCCCGGAGGGAACCTGCCCTACTCCTGCAAAAAATCTTCAGCTGCCCCTCGTCAGCCGCTCTGCGTCGTCCGATGTCCGCAGACCTCTGGAGGAGGAATTCAAGGCCGAGGCTGAGAAGTTTCTTCGACGGCAGAGTGACCCGGCAACCGATTTCAATCCATCACCTTCCTCACAAGCTCTTGAAGATAAACCAGCAGCTGTAGATAGACTTGAGTGCATGTCACCTCCGTATTTCTCTCCAATGAGGCTGTTGTCCCCTCGACGGGAACCAACTCATCCCACACAAGATGTGACATCACACACGCTTCCGAGTAGCGACACCAACGAACACATTCTTGAAAGTGTGTACAACTGTTATTTGCCCAAACCCACTACCCCGGTTCACCGGCCAGACCCTCAGGAGCCCTGCTTTGACATAGCGGCACCACCGACGCCAGCTCCTGCGGCTTTGCCTCCCCTGGACATCGACGACATCTCTGAGCCTCACCACAGTGAGCCTAACCTGGTCCTCTCTGACCTCCCCTCTGtaacagaggagcaggaagaggaggacgaggaagatgaagaggatgaggaagaagaaccGGAAATGGTTGACATGGAGGAGCGACATGATGGAAATCACTGTCCGTTGGAGGAAGCAGAGCAAACTAGAGAGCAGTGTTCTTTCTCCCCTCAAGTTGAAGACAGCCCGAGGAAGAGTTGGCCAGTCGAGTCTCCGGATCAGCAAGATGCAGACGTCCACCATCTCTCGCCGACTCACACGGTGTCCAACCATGGAGAGAACTGCTTTGACCACACCATGAGTTGGAACACCGATATGGACCTGAAATCTCCTCACAGGACATATGGGGAGATAGAAGCAGCTGTCTCTAAAATAACCAGTCCTTATTCCCATTCAGACGCGGACATGCAGCACTTATCAGGACACCCTTCTGTCACTCCCCCTTATGCCACCTGGAATAGGTGGCATAAAGAAGATCAGGTGGATTTTGATGAACAAAAGGAAGCTGTGGCTGACATCCCCTCTCCAGAGAGGCCTGACACGGCCCTGGATGGGGAGTCCAACTACTTAAACACTTCAGCATCCTCCAATCGGCTGGAATCTTTCTTCCAGGAATGTAACAAGTCTAACATTGATGATGGCCACCAGATGGACTCTGAGCCGGCCTGTGTGGAACCAGATAGACAGACCGTGCATGGCTTCAGTGCCGCCGCTGATGGCCCGATGAATCCATCTGTGGGCGCCGAACCGGTGGTTCCCTGGGCGGACCCGTTTTCAGCGGAACCAGACGAGCAGGATGACCTCGGGCCATTCTCCTTGCCCGACCTACCGCTCCCAGATACGTCGGAGGAGTCGGATGCTCGAGACGCGGAACTAGCGGACCACAACAAGATCGTTCACATTCGACATACCATCACCGACAGAAATGATCACGATGTGGTTGAGTTGGATTTGCCAAGCCTGAATAAAACCTGCCCTGGTGGAAATCTAGGTTTAGGGGAACCAATTGGACACGATTTGGTCGTACCGTCGCCACATGCGTCTTTCCCACAACATCTGGACACAGAGTCTCAGACTATAACACTCAACAGCTCTGTGTCCCACTCACAACAGCAGGGCGGCATGTCCGATAGAAAAGGCTCCTATGGTGAGCCCGAGGAGCCTGATCCCAGCATGTTGTACTCATCCCTGAAAGCAGATCCCAGTCAGCAACATCACATCCAGATTCATCCAGTCACTGACTCAATGCAGTTACCCATTGCTTCCCTGCCTGTTGCCAACCCCGAGGTAAGACAGGAGGAGTCGTCTGAACCTGTGACAGAACCTGTGTCATCCAACCACCTTGCTCAGCTGCCAGTGGCAGCCCCGCTTCCCAGTCCCACAGAGCTACCAGACACTCAGGAGAGTACATCCAAGCTAACGCCAGTAAACCACACCACTGCATCTACCACTGTAGATATCCCCAAAAAGGTGGATGAAATCCCTCAACGGATGACCCGCAATCGCGCCAAGAAcaatctgtctgctgctgctgtcgcctcTTCTACCTCCAGCGTAACAACCTCCTCAGCCACTGTCACTTCTGCAATGAGCAGTCCAGCAGTGAGCAGTAACCCAGTTCCTACCAGGACCCCAACACCCACCTCAACCTCATCTACCctgaagaaagacaaagagtCCGTGCTCGGTGTCTCTACTGCGTCTCCAGCTGCGTCTGTGCACAACGCTGTGGCGAGCACTGTCCCAGTGGTTCTGGGAAAGACGACGAAAGGTCGTCCACTGTCCATCGAAGATGAAGATTCTCAAACGCAGCACCCGCGGAAGAGGAAGTTCCCCCGTTCTGCCGGCCAGCAGGTCCAAGTCCAGTTGGTAAACACAGCCATGCAACAGACCAGGGAAATGATTCAGCAGACGTTGGCTGTGGTGGTCAATGCCATCAAGCTGGATGATATCGAGCCCTACCACAGTGACCGCTCCAACCCTTACTTCGagtacctgcagatcaggaAGAAGATTGAGGAGAAAAGGAAGATTCTGTGCTACATCACCCCTCAAGCTCCACAGTGTTATGCTGAATACGTGACCTACACTGGCTCCTACCTCCTGGATGGCAAACCTCTTAGCAAACTCCACATACCCGTT ATTGCGCCACCTCCATCACTGTCTGAACCACTAAAGGAGCTCTTCAGACAACAGGAGGCAGTGAGAGGGAAGCTCAGGTTACAGCACAGCATAGAACGG gaAAAGCTGATTGTTTCGTGTGAACAGGAAGTTTTAAGGGTCCACTGCAGAGCAGCCAGGACAATAGCCAATCAGGCTGTGCCTTTCAGTGCCTGCACCATGTTGTTGGACTCTGAAGTATACAACATGCCATCAGAGAGCCAG ggTGACGAAAACAAATCTGTCAGAGATCGCTTCAACGCTCGTCAGTTCATTTCCTGGATCCAGGACGTGGACGATAAATACGACCGCATGAAG ACATGTTTGCTGATGCGACAACAGCATGAGGCGGCCGCCCTCAACGCGGTGCAGAGGATGGAATGGCAGTTGAAGGTCCAGGAGCTGGACCCAGGAGTGCATAAATCACTCTGCGTCAACGAAGTGCCCTCCTTCTACGTACCCATGGTCGATGTCAACGATGACTTTGTTCTGCTGCCTGCGTGA